GGAGGATGAGCGCCCGGCCATCATCGCCACCCATGTGCCGCTGTCCGGGCACTCCCAGATCGGCAACTACTACTTCCAGCGCAGCCCCCTTCACTCGAGCTATCCTGATCACGCGCAGGTGCGAGAGGCGGTCGAGGCCACCGGGCGCGCCGCGCTGTGGCTCTCCGGCCATGTGCATTGGAACACCGTGACCAACGTCCGCGGAATCCAGCACGTCACCGTTCAGTCGATGAGCGAGCGCTTCACGACCATGCCCGAACCGGCCGGCGCTTATGCCGACCTCGAAATCGGCAACGGCCAGTTCGCGATCACCGTGCATGGCGAGGACCCGTTCCATGCGAGGCTCCCGTTCCGCGCCTCGGGTATGCGTCCCTGGATGCGCCCGCTGGATAGACTGGAGGCGCCGTCCGCAGCTCCGGAGCTGGAGCCAGCCGGTGCTTGATTTCCTCGCCAGACGCATCCTCGGCGCCGCAGCGACGCTGCTGGTGGTCGTGGCGGCCGTGTTCTTCGCCACCCGCCTCTCCGGCAATGCGATGGACTATCTGCTGCCGCCGGGCATCGACCTCGAGACCAAGGCGGCGATCGTCGCCCGCTTCGGCCTGGACCAGCCAATGCTGGTGCAGTTCGGCAATTTCATCGCCGGGCTCTTTCAAGGCGACATGGGGCTGAGCCTCTTCGAGCGCCGCCCGGTCACCGAGATCTATGCCGAGCGCCTGCCCAATACGCTGGAACTGTTTGCCTACGCGCTGGTGCTGTCGGTCGCCGTCGGGCTGCCGCTTGGCGTCGCCGCGGCCCTGCAGCGCAAGAACGCCGTCGGCGCGGCGATCATGGGCGTGGCCTTCCTTGGCTATGCGACGCCGAATTTCGTGCTCGCCATCGTCATGATCCTGGTGTTCTCGTTCAACCTGCACTGGCTGCCGAGTTCCGGTTCGGCGACGCCGCTGCATCTCTTGATGCCGGCGATCGTGCTGGCGGCGCCGATGCTGGCAGAAATCATCCGCTTTTCCCGCAATGCCCTGCTGGACGTGATGGGCCAGGACTATCTGCGCACGGCGCGCGCCAAGGGGCTGCCCGAGCGTTTGGTCATCGGCAAGCATGCGCTGCGCAACGCGGCCATCCCCGTGGTGACGATCATCGGACTCCAGGTGGCCGGCATGGTCGCGCGCTGCGTCGTGGTGGAGGCCGTGTTCTCGACAAAGGGCATCGGCGACCTCGTCGTGTTCGCCGCCATCGGCCGCGACTATCCGGTGCTGCAGTTCGGAGTGATCCTCATCGCCGCGCTGGTGGTGACCGTCTCGCTGATCGTCGACCTGCTCTACGCCCTTATCGATCCCCGCGTGAAGGTGACAGCATCATGACCGATATCGTCTATCCTATGCCGCGCCTCGAGGGGCGCTCCCGCCCGCGCCGCGCCACCGGTATCGCCCGGCTCTGGCAGAAGGCGAACACCCCGAGCCGCATCTATCTCGCACTCTTCGCCGTGGTGTTGCTGTTGACCGTACTCGGGCCGCTGCTGGCGCCGTTTCATCCCGACGCGCAGACGCTCCTGGCGCGGCTGCGCCCGCCAGTCGGTTTCGACCGGGCGATGCCGGCGCATCCGCTGGGCACCGACCAATTGGGCCGCGACCTTCTCTCGCGCACGCTTCACGGGCTGCAACTCACCATGCTGATCGCCTTGGTCGGCAGCCTCATCAGCCTGGTGATCGGCGTCACCCTCGGCGTCATCGCCGGCTACGCCCGTGGCAGGCTGGGCAGCGCCATCATGGCGCTGGTCGACATCCAGATCGCGGTGCCCTTCACGCTGATCGCGCTCCTCGTCATCGCCATCTTCGGCAACTCGCTGCCAGTACTCATCCTGGTGATCGGCGTGTCCGGGTGGGAAGTCTATGCCCGCATCGTCCGGGCGCAGGTGCTCTCGCTGTCGCGCCAACCCTTCGTGGAAGCGGCGATCGCGGCGGGCGCCTCGCACAGCCGCATCCTGCTCAGGCATGTGCTGCCCAACGCCGCCTCGCCGATCATCGTCGTGTGGACGATGACCTTCTCGGCGGTGATCCTGCTCGAATCCTCGCTGTCCTTCCTGGGCCTGGGGGTACAGCCGCCGACTGCGACGCTCGGCTCGATGGTCGGGCTGGGACGCGACTATCTCGCCTCGAGCCCCTGGATCGCCGTGGTGCCGTCGCTGACCATCATGTTCGTTTCGCTCCTGGTGCTGCTGATCGGCGACTGGCTGCGCGACGCGCTCGACGTCAAGCTCAAGTAACACCCCCGGCGGCCCGGCCGCCGGCTCCCCGAACTTCACCTATCCAGCGCTCGGCCGGTCCCTCCCTTCCGGCCGGACGGGATGACTCTGCAAGCAAAAGGACCTCTGGCATGAAATCGAAACTGCTCTTGTCGCTCGCGGCAACACTCCTGGCGTCGACCTCGGCCATGGCCGCCGACCTGGTCGTCGGGACGCAGAACCTGCCCGCCTATGTCGATCCCGGCAAGGATCACTCGAACTCCGGTTCGCAGGTGCAGGTCAATGCCTTCGACCCGCTGATCCAGAAGGACTATTCGCAGCCCACTCCGACCTTCTCGCCCGGGCTTGCCACCAAGTGGGAGCAGACCTCTCCCACCGAAATGGTCGTGACGCTGCGCGAAGGCGTCAAGTTCCACGATGGCAGCACCATGACTGCCGACGACGTGGTGTTCACCTTCCAGCGCATCATCGACGAAGTCACGCCCGAGTTCGGCTCGATCAAGAAGCAGTTCTTCTCCAACTTCGAAAAGGTCGAGGCGATCGACACCGCGACGGTTCGCTTCACCACCTTCAAGCCCGAGCCGCTGTTCGAGATCCTGCTCAACGCGCAGCAGGGCTACATCATCCCCAAGGCCTATGTGATGGGCCTGACCGGCGACCCGCAGGTCGCCGATGTATCCGACTTTGAAGCCTTCGGCCTGAAGCCCGTCGGGACCGGGCCGTACCGCATCAGCGCTTTCCAGCCGGGCGAGACGGTCGTCTACGAGAAGTTCGCCGAGCACTACGGCGAGGCTGCCCCGCTCGACCGCGTCGAACTGCGCCGCATCGGCGAGATGGCGACGCGCCTGACCGCGCTGGCCAATGGCGAAGTCGACATCATCACCAACGTGGCGCCGGATCAGCTGGCAACGATCGAAGCCAATCCCGCGCTCAAGGTCGAGGGCAACGTCACCCCGCTCTTCCATCTGGTGTTCTTCAACACCGAGAACCCGCGCCTGGCCGACAAGAAGCTCCGTCAGGCGCTCAGCCACGCCATCGACCGCGACCTGCTCAACGAGGCGCTTTGGCTGGGCAAGGCCGTTGTTCCCTCGACCCATACCTATCCGCAGTATGGCGAGCTCTACACGCCCGAACTGAAAACGTTCGAATACGACCTGGAGAAGGCCAAGGCCCTGCTCGCCGAGTCGAGCTACGACGGCAAGCCGATCCGCTTCGACACCGACGCGGTCTACTACACCAACGGCCTGCTCGCCGCCCAGGCGATCAAGGAGATGTGGGCCGCGATCGGCGTCGAGCTGAACCTCAACGTCGATCCCAAGTGGACCGGCAACGACGCCGACATGGAAACCCGCAACTGGTCGAACCCGATGTATTTCGCCGATCCGGCCGGTTCCTACGGTACGATGTGGAGCCCGACCGGCGCCCGCATCACCAGCGGTTCGTGGAAGCCCAGCGAAGAATACACCGCGATGTGGGAGCGCTTCCGTTTCTCGACTGACGTCGCGGAGCGCAAGGCCGCCTATGCCGAGATCATGGCCTATGTGAAGGAAGAGGCGCCGTTCGTGCTGCTCTACCAGCCATACGAATCGTACGGCCTCAGCAAGAGCGTCGAGTGGAAGCCCCTGCCCGGCCACATCCCCTACGTGCTCGACTTCCGCGCCGGCAACGTCGCCGTCGCCGACTGATCCAGCCAGGCCGTCGGCGAGCGCTATCGCCGGCGGCCGCGCTCTACCCTTTTCCAGGAAACCGCCATGACCGCCCCCATGCTGCTCAGCGTCGAGAACCTGCGCATCAGCTTTGCGACCGAGCGCGGCCAGTTCGTTGCCGTCGACGACCTCTCCTTCACCGTGGCCGCGGGTGAATGCGTCGCCGTCGTCGGGGAGTCGGGCTCCGGCAAGTCGGTGACGGCGATGTCCATGCTCGGCCTGACCGCGTTCAATGGCGGGAGCATCGACGCCGGCGCCATCCGCTTCCGGCGTCGCGACGGCTCCGACTGCGACCTGACGCAATTGTCCGGAAAGTCAATTCAGCAGATCCGCGGCGACGAGATCGCTATGATCTTCCAGGAGCCGATGACAAGCCTCAATCCGGTGTTCACCGTCGGCGAACAGATCGCCGAAGTGATCCGCCAGCATCGCCGGGTCGATGCCGCGGAGGCAGCACATAGGGCGGTCGATCTGCTCAGGCGCGTGCGCATTCCCGAACCGGAACGGCGCTTTGCCCAGTATCCTCACGAGCTGTCGGGCGGCATGCGCCAGCGCGTTGTCATCGCCATGGCGCTCGCCTGCGAGCCGCGCCTGCTGATCGCCGACGAGCCGACGACCGCACTCGACGTCACCATCCAGGCGCAGATTCTCGATCTGCTGCGCGAGCTGGCGGACGCTTCGGAGATGGCTGTCCTCTTCATCACCCACGACATGGGCGTGGTCGCCGAGATCGCCGACCGGGTCGTGGTCATGCATCACGGCCGCAAGGTCGAGGAGAACACCACGGCCGCGCTGTTCGCGGCTCCATCAGAGTCCTACACCAGAAGGCTGCTGGCCGCCGTGCCCAGGCTCGGCAGCATGAAGCCGTTTGCCGGTCCGCGCCGCTTCGGCGACGAGACGCCGGATTCGGAGACCAGGGCAAAAAGAGAACCGCTGCTTACCGTGCGTGACCTGACGACGCGTTTTCCCGTGCGTACGGGGGCGTTCAAGCGGCACGTCGCCAATGTCCATGCCGTCGATGGCGTCTCGTTCACCCTCGGCAAGGGCGAAACTCTCTCGCTGGTGGGCGAATCGGGTTGCGGCAAGTCCACCACCGGCCGCTCGATCCTCAGATTGGTCGAGCCCAATTCCGGCGCCGTCGAGCTCGAGGGCGAAGACGTGCTGACCCTGACCAAGGACAGGCTCCGGGCCAGACGCCGCGACATGCAGATCATCTTTCAGGATCCCTATGCGGCGCTCGACCCGCGCCTGACCGCCTTCGAGCAGGTGGCCGAACCGCTGGTCATCCACGGAATCTCAACCGGCTCTGCCCTGCGCGATCGCGTGGTCTCGCTGATCCAGCGCGTAGGCCTGACCGAAGAGCAGCTGGAGCGCTACCCGCACGAGTTCTCCGGCGGCCAGCGCCAGCGGCTCTGCATTGCCCGGGCGCTGACGCTTTCGCCCAAGATCATCATCGCCGACGAGCCGGTTTCGGCACTCGACGTGTCGATACAGGCGCAGGTCGTCAACCTGATGATCGAGCTGCAGGAGGAGCTGGGGCTTTCCTATCTCTTCATCTCGCACGACATGGCCGTCGTCGAGCGCATGAGCCACCGCGTCGCCGTGATGTGCCTGGGGCGGATCGTCGAGATCGGCCCTAGGGCCACCGTCTTCGGCGATCCGCGGCATGACTATACAAGGACGCTGCTGTCGGCCGTCCCCAGTCCAGACCCGTCCAGGCGCCGCACCGCCGCACTGCCGGCAGGCCAGCTTCCTTCACCCATCCGTCCGGTCGGCCACGCCTTCGAGGCCCCGGTCTACGACCAGGTCGGCCCGGACCATTTCGTCCTGATGAACTGACGCATGACAGGAGACACCATGCTCGCCACCTTCGCCGCGCCGGGAAAATTCTACCGCGGCAATCTGCACACCCATTCCAACCGATCGGACGGCGGGCTGGAGCCGCAGGACGTCTGCGGGCGCTACAAGGCGGCCGGCTATGACTTCCTCTGTCTCTCCGACCATTTCCTGCAAAACTTCGATTTTCCGCTGACCGATACGCGTCCGTTCCGCGACGAGACGTTCACCACGATCATCGGCGCCGAGCTGCATGCGCCGAACACGCATCTGGGTGAGCTTTGGCACATCCTGGCGGTCGGCCTGCCGCTCGATTTCGCTGCCACGAGCGCGTCCGAGACCGGCCCGCAGCTGGCTCGGCGGGCAGCCGAGGCAGGCGCATTCGTCGGCATCGCCCATCCGCAATGGTACGGGCTCAATACCGAGGACGGGCTGTCGATCGACGCCGCCCACGCGGTGGAGATCTACAACCACACCTGCGAACTGCTGTCGGCGCGCCCGGATGGTGTGGTGATGTTCGACCATCTCCTGAACGCGGGCCGTAAGCTCACCGGCTTTGCCGCCGACGATGCGCACTTCAAGGCTGACGGCGCTTTCGGGGGCTGGGTGCAGGTCAAGGCCGAGGAACTGACGCCGGAAGCCCTGCTCGCGGCGCTCAAGGCCGGTCACTACTACGCCAGCCAGGGCCCGGAAATCCTGTCGGTGGAGCGCGACGGGGACAAGCTCCACGTCGAGACCACGCCCGCCCGTTCGATCTCGCTTGCCGGCCGTGCTTCCGCCTCTGAAGTCGTCCATGGCGAGGCCATCACCACCGCCACGCTCGACCTCTCCAAATTCGCGGGCTCCTGGTGCCGCATGGTGGTCACCGCCGCCGACGGCAAGCGAGCCTGGAGCCAACCGGAATATTTGTGACCGAGGGCATCTGGCGGCTGACAGCCGCCTACGCCGCTGCCTTCTCCACGAGGCGCGCCAGTTGCGTCATCACAACGGCCGAGCCTGCCAGCCGCTTGTCGGGCGTCGGCCAGTCGCGGATGAACACCACGCTCTGGTCGGGCCTGATCTTCGCCAGGCTTCCCTGCTCGCCGATGTAGCGGACGAGACCAACCGGATTGGAGAACTCGCGCTTGCGGAACTGGATTACGACGCCCTTCGGTCCGGCGTCGAGCTTCTCGACATTGGCCTTGCGGCACAGCGCCTTGATGAAGACGATCTTTAGCAGGTGCTTCACCTCTTCCGGCAGCGGGCCGAATCGGTCGATCAGCTCGGCCCCGAAGGCGTCGATCTCTTCCGGGGTCTCCAGTTCGCCCAGGCGGCGATAGAGCGCCAGCCTGAGCTGCAGGTCGGGCACGTAGCCTTCCGGGATCATCACGGCAGTGCCGACCGAGATCTGCGGCGACCAATCGCCGTCCGAAACCTCGCCCGTGCCCTTGATCTCAGCGACCGCCTCTTCGAGCATCTGCTGGTAGAGCTCGAAGCCGACCTCCTTGATGTGGCCGGACTGCTCCTCGCCGAGCAGGTTGCCGGCGCCACGTATGTCGAGGTCGTGGCTGGCGAGCTGGAAGCCCGCGCCGAGCGTGTCGAGCGACTGCAGCACCTTCAGCCGGCGTTCGGCGGTGTCGGTGAGCTGCTTGTTCGCCGGCAGGGTGAACAGCGAATACGCACGCACTTTGGAGCGCCCCACCCTGCCGCGCAGCTGGTAAAGCTGGGCAAGGCCGAACATGTCGGCGCGGTGCACGATCATCGTATTCGCAGTCGGGATATCGAGGCCGGACTCCACGATGGTCGTCGACAGCAGCACGTCGTACTGGCCGTCGTAGAAGGCGTTCATGATGTCGTCGAGCTCGCCCGGCGGCATCTGCCCGTTGGCGATGCCGACCTTCAGCTCAGGCACCTGCTCGTGGAGAAAATCCTTGATCTCGGCGAGATCGGAGATGCGCGGAACGACATAAAAACTCTGGCCGCCGCGATAGCGCTCGCGCAGCAGGGTCTCGCGGATCACCAGCGGATCGAAGGGCGAGATGAAGGTCCTTACCGCCATACGGTCGACGGGCGGCGTCGCGATCAGCGACAGCTCACGAACCCCCGTCAGCGCCAGCTGCAGCGTGCGCGGAATCGGCGTCGCCGAGAGCGTCAGCACGTGCACGTCGCTCTTCAGCTCCTTCAGCCGCTCCTTGTGCTTGACCCCAAAATGCTGCTCCTCGTCGATGATCAGTAGGCCGAGGTTCTTGAAAGTGATCGAGGAGCCCAGCAGCGCGTGCGTGCCGACGACAACGTCGACGGTGCCGTCCGTGATGCCCTTCTTGGTCTCGGCCAGTTCCTTGGAACCGACCAGCCGCGAGGCCTGGCGGACGGTAACCGGCAGGCCGGAAAAGCGCTGCGAGAACGTCTTGAAATGCTGCCGGGCAAGCAGCGTAGTCGGCACCACCACCGCGACCTGGAACCCTTCCATTGCAGCGACGAACGCGGCGCGCAACGCCACCTCGGTCTTGCCGAAGCCGACGTCGCCGCAGATCAGCCTGTCCATCGGCTTGCCGAGCGAGAGGTCGTCCAGCACCGCGTCGATGGCGCTCTGCTGATCGTCCGTCTCGTCGTAGGGGAAGCGCGCGGCGAACTCGCCATAGAGCCCGTCCGGCGGGTTGATTTCCGGAGCCGGCCGCATCTGGCGTTCCGCGGCGAGATTGATCAGCTGACCGGCCATCTCGAGCAGGCGGCGCTTGAGCTTCGCCTTGCGCGACTGCCATGCGCCGCCGCCGAGCTTGTCGAGCGTCGCTTCCGCAGAGTCGGACCCGTAGCGCGACAGGAGTTCGATGTTCTCAACCGGAAGGAAGAGCCGTCCGTCTCCCGCGTAGTGGATCTCCAGGCAATCGTGCGGCGCGCCCGCCGCCTCGATCGTCTTGAGGCCGATGAAGCGGCCGATGCCGTGATCAGAATGCACGACGATGTCGTTGGCCGACAGCGAGGCCACCTCTGCGATGAAATCCGCCGCGCGTTTGCGCTTCTTGCGGCGAACGAGGCGGTCGCCGAGCACGTCCTGCTCCGCGACGACGACCAACCCGTCCGTTTCAAATCCGGCCTCCATCGGCAGCACCGCGAGACCGGCCTGCCCGTCTTTCAGCCGCTCGACGTCTGCGAGTGTCGTCACCTTGGCGAGGTTGCCGAGGTGATGCTCGCCGAGGATCTGGCCGAGGCGATCGAGCGAACCTTCCGTCCAGCCGGCGATCACCACCTTGCGTTTCGCCGCGCGTTCGTCGGCGACGTGTTTCACGACGGCATCGAAGACGTTTGCGTTGGGGTCCGCGCGCTCCTGCTCGAAGCTGCGCCCCGCCCTCGATCCGCCGTGCAGTACCTTGCGGCCCGTCACCTCAGGGGCGTCGAACGGCGTGAGATCTATGCCGGTGCGCTCGCCG
This portion of the Mesorhizobium shangrilense genome encodes:
- a CDS encoding metallophosphoesterase family protein, with translation MKIAIITDIHHGPQSHTKKPGWDGLPLLERFLDRAKAEKVDLVLDLGDHISDTTHEDDYRVASEVAAVFAGYDGPRVHVMGNHDVANLSLADNEAIFGQSMQSRVVDLGETRLLVWQPGVQLSRQTGFPAAAPALGWLVDALMEDERPAIIATHVPLSGHSQIGNYYFQRSPLHSSYPDHAQVREAVEATGRAALWLSGHVHWNTVTNVRGIQHVTVQSMSERFTTMPEPAGAYADLEIGNGQFAITVHGEDPFHARLPFRASGMRPWMRPLDRLEAPSAAPELEPAGA
- a CDS encoding ABC transporter permease, whose amino-acid sequence is MLDFLARRILGAAATLLVVVAAVFFATRLSGNAMDYLLPPGIDLETKAAIVARFGLDQPMLVQFGNFIAGLFQGDMGLSLFERRPVTEIYAERLPNTLELFAYALVLSVAVGLPLGVAAALQRKNAVGAAIMGVAFLGYATPNFVLAIVMILVFSFNLHWLPSSGSATPLHLLMPAIVLAAPMLAEIIRFSRNALLDVMGQDYLRTARAKGLPERLVIGKHALRNAAIPVVTIIGLQVAGMVARCVVVEAVFSTKGIGDLVVFAAIGRDYPVLQFGVILIAALVVTVSLIVDLLYALIDPRVKVTAS
- a CDS encoding ABC transporter permease, producing the protein MTDIVYPMPRLEGRSRPRRATGIARLWQKANTPSRIYLALFAVVLLLTVLGPLLAPFHPDAQTLLARLRPPVGFDRAMPAHPLGTDQLGRDLLSRTLHGLQLTMLIALVGSLISLVIGVTLGVIAGYARGRLGSAIMALVDIQIAVPFTLIALLVIAIFGNSLPVLILVIGVSGWEVYARIVRAQVLSLSRQPFVEAAIAAGASHSRILLRHVLPNAASPIIVVWTMTFSAVILLESSLSFLGLGVQPPTATLGSMVGLGRDYLASSPWIAVVPSLTIMFVSLLVLLIGDWLRDALDVKLK
- a CDS encoding ABC transporter substrate-binding protein — its product is MKSKLLLSLAATLLASTSAMAADLVVGTQNLPAYVDPGKDHSNSGSQVQVNAFDPLIQKDYSQPTPTFSPGLATKWEQTSPTEMVVTLREGVKFHDGSTMTADDVVFTFQRIIDEVTPEFGSIKKQFFSNFEKVEAIDTATVRFTTFKPEPLFEILLNAQQGYIIPKAYVMGLTGDPQVADVSDFEAFGLKPVGTGPYRISAFQPGETVVYEKFAEHYGEAAPLDRVELRRIGEMATRLTALANGEVDIITNVAPDQLATIEANPALKVEGNVTPLFHLVFFNTENPRLADKKLRQALSHAIDRDLLNEALWLGKAVVPSTHTYPQYGELYTPELKTFEYDLEKAKALLAESSYDGKPIRFDTDAVYYTNGLLAAQAIKEMWAAIGVELNLNVDPKWTGNDADMETRNWSNPMYFADPAGSYGTMWSPTGARITSGSWKPSEEYTAMWERFRFSTDVAERKAAYAEIMAYVKEEAPFVLLYQPYESYGLSKSVEWKPLPGHIPYVLDFRAGNVAVAD
- a CDS encoding ABC transporter ATP-binding protein, which gives rise to MTAPMLLSVENLRISFATERGQFVAVDDLSFTVAAGECVAVVGESGSGKSVTAMSMLGLTAFNGGSIDAGAIRFRRRDGSDCDLTQLSGKSIQQIRGDEIAMIFQEPMTSLNPVFTVGEQIAEVIRQHRRVDAAEAAHRAVDLLRRVRIPEPERRFAQYPHELSGGMRQRVVIAMALACEPRLLIADEPTTALDVTIQAQILDLLRELADASEMAVLFITHDMGVVAEIADRVVVMHHGRKVEENTTAALFAAPSESYTRRLLAAVPRLGSMKPFAGPRRFGDETPDSETRAKREPLLTVRDLTTRFPVRTGAFKRHVANVHAVDGVSFTLGKGETLSLVGESGCGKSTTGRSILRLVEPNSGAVELEGEDVLTLTKDRLRARRRDMQIIFQDPYAALDPRLTAFEQVAEPLVIHGISTGSALRDRVVSLIQRVGLTEEQLERYPHEFSGGQRQRLCIARALTLSPKIIIADEPVSALDVSIQAQVVNLMIELQEELGLSYLFISHDMAVVERMSHRVAVMCLGRIVEIGPRATVFGDPRHDYTRTLLSAVPSPDPSRRRTAALPAGQLPSPIRPVGHAFEAPVYDQVGPDHFVLMN
- a CDS encoding CehA/McbA family metallohydrolase — its product is MTGDTMLATFAAPGKFYRGNLHTHSNRSDGGLEPQDVCGRYKAAGYDFLCLSDHFLQNFDFPLTDTRPFRDETFTTIIGAELHAPNTHLGELWHILAVGLPLDFAATSASETGPQLARRAAEAGAFVGIAHPQWYGLNTEDGLSIDAAHAVEIYNHTCELLSARPDGVVMFDHLLNAGRKLTGFAADDAHFKADGAFGGWVQVKAEELTPEALLAALKAGHYYASQGPEILSVERDGDKLHVETTPARSISLAGRASASEVVHGEAITTATLDLSKFAGSWCRMVVTAADGKRAWSQPEYL
- the mfd gene encoding transcription-repair coupling factor, whose amino-acid sequence is MSLTKTIGLPKGRAGLFTLDGVADGYEAFALAQISKEIAADRPMIFVARDGQKLPQLIEALAFVAPDLPVLDFPAWDCLPYDRVSPGADAAARRLDALGAMIALARAPHRALVLTTANALLQRIPPAEIIDAQTFRAKPGNQIDMKALTARLESAGFDRVSTVRDIGEFAVRGGILDLFAPGTPEALRLDFFGDTLESIRAFDVATQRTTGQRSTMTLQAMSEVALTPETISRFRRAYIETFGAPSRDDALYAAVSEGRRFSGMEHWLPLFYERLDTIFDYVADAPVVFDHLAHEALTERHALILDHYEARRKQGDSALKDAVPYKPIPPDRLYLSPEDVAKAIGERTGIDLTPFDAPEVTGRKVLHGGSRAGRSFEQERADPNANVFDAVVKHVADERAAKRKVVIAGWTEGSLDRLGQILGEHHLGNLAKVTTLADVERLKDGQAGLAVLPMEAGFETDGLVVVAEQDVLGDRLVRRKKRKRAADFIAEVASLSANDIVVHSDHGIGRFIGLKTIEAAGAPHDCLEIHYAGDGRLFLPVENIELLSRYGSDSAEATLDKLGGGAWQSRKAKLKRRLLEMAGQLINLAAERQMRPAPEINPPDGLYGEFAARFPYDETDDQQSAIDAVLDDLSLGKPMDRLICGDVGFGKTEVALRAAFVAAMEGFQVAVVVPTTLLARQHFKTFSQRFSGLPVTVRQASRLVGSKELAETKKGITDGTVDVVVGTHALLGSSITFKNLGLLIIDEEQHFGVKHKERLKELKSDVHVLTLSATPIPRTLQLALTGVRELSLIATPPVDRMAVRTFISPFDPLVIRETLLRERYRGGQSFYVVPRISDLAEIKDFLHEQVPELKVGIANGQMPPGELDDIMNAFYDGQYDVLLSTTIVESGLDIPTANTMIVHRADMFGLAQLYQLRGRVGRSKVRAYSLFTLPANKQLTDTAERRLKVLQSLDTLGAGFQLASHDLDIRGAGNLLGEEQSGHIKEVGFELYQQMLEEAVAEIKGTGEVSDGDWSPQISVGTAVMIPEGYVPDLQLRLALYRRLGELETPEEIDAFGAELIDRFGPLPEEVKHLLKIVFIKALCRKANVEKLDAGPKGVVIQFRKREFSNPVGLVRYIGEQGSLAKIRPDQSVVFIRDWPTPDKRLAGSAVVMTQLARLVEKAAA